One Vitis vinifera cultivar Pinot Noir 40024 chromosome 8, ASM3070453v1 genomic window carries:
- the LOC132254210 gene encoding secreted RxLR effector protein 161-like, whose product MQKIPYASAVGSLMYAQVCTRPDIAYIVGMLGRYLSNPGMDHWRAAKRVMRYLQRTKEYMLTYRRLDQLELIGYSDSDFAGCQDSRRSTSGYIYLLAGGAISWRSAKQTLVTSSTMEAEFVACYEASNQGIWLRNFVTGLRVLDEKVQSGQISIEHIGTNSMIADPLTKGLPPKVFHEHTAHMGVVSFEDIQI is encoded by the exons ATGCAGAAGATTCCTTACGCTTCGGCTGTGGGGAGTCTAATGTATGCTCAGGTATGTACAcgtccggatattgcgtacattgttggcATGTTAGGCAGATATCTAAGTAACCCTGGAATGGATCATTGGAGAGCAGCCAAGAGGGTTATGAGATATTTACAGAGAACAAAAGAGTACATGCTTACATATAGGAGATTGGATCAGTTAGAGTTGATTGGGTATTCCGACTCCGACTTTGCTGGATGCCAAGACAGCAGAAGATCCACATCAGGCTATATTTATTTGTTGGCTGGTGGAGCAATTTCATGGAGGTCTGCCAAACAGACACTCGTAACTTCATCCACCATGGAAGCAGAGTTTGTAGCATGTTATGAGGCATCCAATCAAGGAATATGGCTACGAAATTTTGTCACTGGGCTGCGTGTTCTGGATG AAAAGGTACAGAGTGGACAGATATCCATAGAGCATATTGGAACAAACTCCATGATAGCGGATCCGCTTACAAAGGGATTACCACCCAAGGTCTTTCATGAGCACACTGCTCATATGGGTGTTGTCTCATTTGAGGATATCCAAatttag